The nucleotide sequence ATGTACTAGGTAGAGAGGATTTTTGTGATTGGCGGAAAAAGATTAATGGTGGGGAtgagtgttgagtctgattttgaggaGAGAAAAAATGGGCACTGTGTAAGTAATATCTGGAGAGGACAGTCCAGTTTTTTAAAAGTGAGAAGTCGTTGTAAATtggtgaaattggcctttgcgagcagatcgtggtgaaacgaaatcgttgaccgagttgaAAAGTTAATGTTCCTTGTGTCCGAAGAGATTCCTgtgttctgtctagaacgagtagccggtgggtatcaatttgcacaagatatcgagcagagataAAACTGAATAGAGATTTCGAGTAAGTCCCGTTGTTTGTTTGttggtgaagcagtttggacgaaaAGGACCTTTCGCTACATCCTAGGAGAAAGTGTGAGAGAATCGAAGGCTGCGCAATCcaggaagaagaaataaagaagaaacaaaaaggttagtcagaatgtttgtgaaacggagagagtttgttttatatccacaccatattggtttatttttgtattgagcatttctatagcataatttagtcaatccaaaatttaaagaagagataagtaatcaattcaaaaggagaaaagtaaattttagtattttgtaAGGAtagtctaacgaattatttaaataaaatttttgttaaaacaaaagagatatcagaattaaagcttaatttattagaaGAGAAAAGTTgcaacagaattaaattttaatataattttaaaatcttatatttatggtatattggataaataaaaaatatttataacatttatatagcatcgagtgtgtttaatttccttcttttgtccctggatgaagtaaacaactagagatactagaagccacaaacctaaggtaatgcattaaaattaaaaatagccctgagaataaaatttattagagaattCAATgtaattttgattttgttttacataagtaataattaaaataattaagtaattaatcaaaataataatttgcTGATAAATCTCATaaaaagagagaaatacagagcataacaatatttAACAACGAGTCGGTGCGTTTTGGTTCAATTGAGgcttcttgcaaagcctctttgataatGGATAAACTTAGAAACACGTGTCAGgagatggcaagagactcgaattgaatcaaaacgaaaccgtatatttttatttagattttaatTAAGTCTATTATATTTCAGGAAATGGACATCGAATGGCAAAATTCGACAGAAAACCTCACATACACAACAACACACAACATATCGGACCTCGAAGCTGAAGAATTCGACTACTACAACCATGTGTCCATCATCTACAAGATATATATCGAAATCTACACCTTCCTAGCCATCATCTGCATCGTAgctaacattttattaattttcgtgattttaaaatacagaagattAAGATATGACAAAGAAAATATCATAATACTTAACTGGTGTGTACTTAATACATTTTTCATGCTGACACAACCACAAACTTTTAGGTTTTCGTTTTACTGGACAGGATTATGGAGCCATCGAGCTTTTTGTATACTAGAGCAAGCAGAATTCACTGCGCTATTTGGTGACATACTATTCATAGTTTTGTTGTTTATATTTTGGTTTTGTAAATTGTATTACCCAGCTAAGTACGTAAAGTTAGCCAATCATGTTCGAGTTGCAGTAATgattgtttattttatttgtctGTGTTGTCTTGGTTTGCACGTAGATGCTTGCGTCAATAGGCAGTATATGAGGATTTCAGAGTTGATGCTATGTTTGATGTACTTAATATTTGTTGTATTTATGATTGTTATGAACATAGTACATTTAGTTAAGAAAAGAAAGTTTGTTCAGACAACAACAGTCTCAAACACACCTTTAATATTATGCAACGTGTATTTTTcttcgataattttgttaatattaactaTAGGTATTAACATAACTATCGAGTTAGGTATAGAATTTGCAATATGTCTTATGGCTACTTCTTTGTTGTTAAGTATAGTCACTCCAATTTATTTTTTCCTTACGTTGTATAAATATGACAAAAATTATAATACTTTTTTGGGGTACGTGCTGACCTGTCAGTGCAATAAATATGGAAAGGATGAATTTCAAGAAGAACCTGTTGTTTTTAATGGAACTGTGCAAATGTCATAAAATAAGTTGTAGCTAATATGTATatagatttaataaataaaaaattcttgtttcttgttttaaattatattttgagttatttaaattatactttttattatgcctcaactcagcagatgtaggtagcgatCATAGTTTATTATTATGTAAAATAAGAACcattatgaaatatttcacacccaagagggcagcaccaacacaaacaaaaatcaaagtcgaaggactacctacggaatccacggaatacttttacaggaaaagaatatcagagaagattgctgagaattgaatattagaaaatgataacatcgatgaaagctggcaaaacctcaaagataacataatcgacgctgcaacagaatcacttggagagagaaaagtaacgactactcatatattaaaaaagaaaacccCGTGCTtcgtggtttagagaggaagttagataaaatatgtagaaaagaagaaagcctttttataatacgaagaagaagaagatcaatttttttgagaacatacacctgtttgcggTTTCACCAAAGTATTGAATGACCTTACCTTTCAACTACACCCTCCAATGATTTTCGAGCGCTCTCTCACGCGGGTTTTCACCGCTGCCTACTTAATTTAGCTTCAAAACTCTCTTCTTCGCGACATCGCCACTTAGATTCCGTTTCCTGAGCTCGTTGTTCTTTATTTTCCTGAACTCTAACTTCCCTTCTTTGAGCATTCTAGCTCTAGCTTAGTAATAAATCTATAAATATCCCAAGTAGCACTGAACGCATTTATTATGTCTTTTAAcatttaactacccgcgcatcaggttataacataactacacgcgtggcgtactttatacgcacAAGAAAATACGCTTAAAACCagcagatttgtttattttttttttgacaaaatacacttagttgtttgttataaaccttattcagcatcagtgaatacttggagttccttctcagtaagccaattgggatttataactggaatcatggaataactggattccatgatagataaaattactaataaattttttttgaaatgtgatttttttacaggagaaaaagtattgtttataaagaaaaatttattttgtgccataatgactaaaaaacaattgaaatatgaacTTATATTACtgcttatattaatataatcgtggcgtatattgtccaccaccggaaacaacaaatactaaactgtaaattacgatcttcccagaacgccgattataacgagactaaaaccaaattgtaaagcacattccagtgataggttagagagataaacaaggtcaaaaattaaatttttaaatatatttgcagtaaaattcttatatctggcgtaaaaaatacgccagcgcgtgtagttaaaggttaaggatgctttaaaactgtagaataaaattaaagttaaaaccatttggtttttaagtaaaccttaaagttgcaataaaaccgctttcagcataaaagggcccactctgaaagaaaaaccgaaaataaaaactttcttaaaactttgttttcttaagcaactggttttaaagctgctgtgaaagTACTTTTAAAACCATCTTAAAAGACACTTTAAATGTAGGCAGTTTTTATAGCAAACtgaaaaaggtttcttaaatggagacttttaaaggcaatttaccatattaaatgattctttaaacccacaTACTTCATATAGCCCAACAAactttttacatgtgttatgataggtagatacgtttataacaataaaataataaaaagtacttggttatttcggattgtcaaggtagaaaaacacttgcgcacacAACTTTATTggtaatgttaacaaaaataggtctaaataactcacgagCCCTAAACTTTCTGACTTTtggtgattaaaaaataaaaataataaaattttttaaatccgaaatatattaaatagaaataaaaataattttatctacaattttaacgtattaatgttaaaataagtcgaatttatatcttgaagtcgcttatttataatttttatgcaagccttatattgtaatctatcatggctttcagcatctccagaaagtaATATGGCCGatatccaaataaaactatttggtgtATCGACaaagaattgttaagatcaaatggttttattttatacataaaagcaaggttgccttggaattaaaaccgttaaagttttaatgctgctgttaATAcggccactcggttttaatgtgaatctaacctaaaatcgaggcgtcgtagtgctgtgtgtgttgtaaTTTTTTAATGACCAGTTCGGTTATTTTATAAGTACTTGCAACTTATTTCTTctatactaactgtacttccactttttacaacccactacaccactgtttcgctctaaaacaaatcgccgaccattttggacatgaaataAGAGGgtatgagtttagttttattgtttctgacaagaagcatagtttagtctttacgataaccaaattgattcagttaagagcgtttggttttaatatagcctactaattgcttttaacaAAGCAACTTTGAgaaaaactaaaaaagtagttttaaggcatatgttttactcacataatagtcttgagatgaAGTAGTTTTagtattaacctttaactacccgcgcatcaagttataacataactacacgcgtggcgtactttatacgccacaagaaaatacacttaaaaacagcggatttgtttatttttttttaaatacacttagttgtttgttataaatcTTATTCGACATCAGTAAATACttgagttccttctcagtaagccaattgggatttataactggaatcatggaatacctggattccatgataaataaaattaccaataaaaaattttttgaaatgtgatttttgcaggagaaaaagtattgtttataaagaaaaatatattttgtgccataatgactaaaaaacaattgaaatatatacttatattactacttatattaatataatcgtggcgtatattgtccgccaccggaaacaacaaataataaactgtaaattacgatcttcccagaaagccaattataacgaaactaaaaccaaattgtaaagcacagtccagtgataggttagagagataaacaaggtcaaaaattaaatttttaaatatatttgcagtagaattcttatatctggcgtacaaagtacgccagcgcgtgtagttaaaggttgtTTTAtcagtcatattaggagaatgtttaaaagtacaattaaactaaaaggtaacaaattagaatctaataaaaccaaacagtccagaagtttttcattaaaataattaattttaaagtgaactgagaataaaccattttaaaactacaataagacaaattatgtATTAAGAATAATTAGTCTTAATTTACACCCTTATTAGATaatttaaaactagtgacaaatgcttaacagttttaaagttctggcagtatatctacaaggtaattTTAAAACCATTAACATCTTACTtgccacaataaaacctttataaaccttaaataaaactaaaatgtttttattgtgctacttgggatcAGTGATGCCACAGCTACCGATTTTTCGGTATGTCTACCGAATACCTCTCAAATTTGCTAAATTCGAAATTCGCtattttctaccgaaaaatcaaaattcttaattttcaaattaatctgccgatttttctctaccgaaaaatcaaaattattagtaattttttttagcgggtagatttggcaacagagtttagtcaattttcaagaattctttAATTGCTTTTACTAGCTTGTGACACAATCTGCGAACCAGCAGATACAGATTTACCGATATCAATTTTCTGACCAGTCCTTTGTCCttttatattttgattttggGAGTATAATGTATCTACCTAAATCTGAATAGTGAATACtgaaggattgtggcttattttgatatagaagataattccaaactaaaaatagtatttatattaaaatcttaaaacaggagaaatttattttgaacctttttaacttacagtatttcgacataactaaagaacattaaaaattttttcgttCTGAATTGCTTCATTATCcgacattgttttgtttttaaacgattataaagtgtaaaaaatcatgtttttgcctataaaacattccttgtaaattttagagaaaaatgtttcaaataaatattctgGATCTTAATCTAATatgaaatacataaacaattggagataattgcaaaaaacccttatttttacagtaatttataaatgttaataacttataactattatttattataacaaaattttttaacttgtttaaacaattatccAGCTTTCAAATAAgcatatttgtattttgaacgttaatcggtacacgtgtggtaagtttttttaaaaagtctacaacaggaaaaaatatgcagttttttttcattataaataaattaattccttataacaaaactaaagcatccttgatatttagtattgcgttagttagacggctgtactcgagttactttggattaaaaaaaatgaagaaaattgctctataatacctagaaagccaagaaattacatttttttaaggtataccgattttgaactttaaatgatttttatgatgaatgTAGCTTATTTTTGAATACTCATACCTAAAgtatcatttttttttggaatgtgatagcaaaagaagcaaaaaataaaatctaccgtaatttgacgatttctaccgaaaaaATAGGAGCAGTCTCCCGAAATTTTGCCCAAGACCTGTGGCAACACTGCTTGGGATGTACATGTCAGTTGGTAGTTAACATTTCTTTACTAGATGGCGCTAGGAGTCATCGTCCAGGACAAACGGCGTCCGTTTGTCGTGTCGTTCCAGCCTTTTATTAGATTAGATACTGTAacatttagatttttttaagattttagatTCACATTTTACTTTAATCGTTTTCGACACTCACTTCATCTTACCTCTTTAGAGGTCGCTAAAGGCATACGTTGGtagattatttaaaaatatttaccaaGGAGTCGGTGCGTTTTGGTTCAATTCAGgcttcttgcaaagcctctttgataacaGGTAAACTTAGAAACACGTGTCAGGAGATGGCAAGAAACtctaattgaatcaaaacgaaaccagctatttttacaagaataaaaaccgctaaacgccataaaaatgggtggcgcataaaatattccagctacaa is from Diabrotica virgifera virgifera chromosome 9, PGI_DIABVI_V3a and encodes:
- the LOC126892034 gene encoding uncharacterized protein LOC126892034 isoform X2 is translated as MEMDIEWQNSTENLTYTTTHNISDLEAEEFDYYNHVSIIYKIYIEIYTFLAIICIVANILLIFVILKYRRLRYDKENIIILNWCVLNTFFMLTQPQTFRFSFYWTGLWSHRAFCILEQAEFTALFGDILFIVLLFIFWFCKLYYPAKYVKLANHVRVAVMIVYFICLCCLGLHVDACVNRQYMRISELMLCLMYLIFVVFMIVMNIVHLVKKRKFVQTTTVSNTPLILCNVYFSSIILLILTIGINITIELGIEFAICLMATSLLLSIVTPIYFFLTLYKYDKNYNTFLGYVLTCQCNKYGKDEFQEEPVVFNGTVQMS